One Synechocystis sp. LKSZ1 genomic window, GCGTCAAACCCCCCAGGCCAAAGGTGGCCCAAAAAACGCCGGCTATTAAACCCTGGAGTCCCCGACCCATGGAAGAGGTTGAAGATAGCTTCTGCATGGCCTATTCCCAAAAAAGGTTACTATCACGGGCAGTGCAAACCATTTGACGATTGTTAGCCAAAGCGTTCATCCAATCCTTCATATTGCTTTGGCTCCCCGTGCCCTTGATCCAATAGACAGTCAACAGATTAAAGGTTTCACTGGATTCACAGGAAAAGGATAAACTGCCGTCGGGAATCGTGGGAATATTTTGGGCACACTGCCAGTCCGAATTGGCATTCATCAGTTGCTGGAGACCTTTAATATCCTTTGTTTCAACCGCAACTTCTTTATCTTGGTAGCGACAAACCCAGGTGAGCAATTGAGTGGGGTCATTATCAACATCATCCAATCCGGGTTGTTTTAGAACAGGTTGTACGGCAGGGATTTGATCGCCAGGAGCGACTTGGGCATGGAGAGGAGAGAACACCGCTCCCCCCATCGTCGTCAAGAGGGCCGCCAAGGCCCCCGGCCAAAGAAAAAATGTTTTCATAGGAGGCGTAAATAATGATACCTGGCACCTAGCCTAGCATCAAATATCGATGGACTTGCCCAAAGGTTTTTAAGGATTTGTATCAGTCGGCCCTATTTCCTGGCAAGGAAACATTAACTCCGGAGGGTAACAGCGAATTCCGCCTTGAGGGCCGCTCGAATTTGGTTGTGAACGGGCTCTACATCCTCATCGGTTAGGGTTCGATCCTGGAGACGATAGGCCAGGCTAAAGGCCAGACTGCGTTGGCCCGAGGGAACGGCCTCGCCCCGGTAATCATCAAAGAGTTCGACGCCGGCTAAAAGTTTACCTCCGGCTTTGGTCATCACCCGAGTCAGGTCTGCCACTGTCAGGTCGAGGGGGGCAAACAGGGCCAAATCCCTTTCCACGGCGGGATAGGCAGAATAGGCCTGAAAATGGGGAATACTGCCTTGGGGAGTCATTAGGACGGCTGTGAGAATATCCAAGCGAAGTTCAAAGCCATAAACCGCCTCGATCAGGTCTCGTTCTTGCCGGAGTTGGGGATGGAGTTGGCCAAAATAGCCCAAGGCCTGGCCCTTGAGCCAGAGGGAAGCGGTGCGGCCGGGATGAAGCCGACTATCTTTTTGATCGGGTTGATATTCTACGCTCAGGCCTAAACGGGTAAAAACTTGCTCAAGCAGTCCCTTGGCTTCGTACCAAGTCATGGGGGCTGGTTTTCCTCCCCGTTGCCAGCGACCTTGGGGAAATAATTCTCCCCCCAGAATCCCCGCCACTACCTCGGCTTCTTGAATGCCCTGGTTATCCTGCCAGAAAATCCGCCCGATTTCAAAGCCATTGAGGGCGCCATTGCCCTGGGCTAGATTGTAGGCCAAGGCATCGATTAGGCCGTCCAACAGATTGGTGCGCAGGGCCGAGTATTCTGCCAACAGGGGATTGGCTAAAACCACCTCCCGGCCCTGGGGCTTAACCAAGGAATAGTGCACTACTTCCGTCAACCCAACCCCGCGAAAGGCCTCTCGTACCAAGCGTTCCCGTTGATAGGCTAAAGACAGGCCCCCAGCTAGAGTTTGGGGCGGCAGTTGATCGACAAAATGGTCATAGCCGTAGAGTCGGGCCACCTCTTCAATCAAGTCAATTTCTCGTTCAATATCTCGCTGGCGGTAAGATGGCACCAGCACCGACCAAGTTAGGGGGGTTTGGCTTAGAGGCGTCAGTTGACAGCCCAGATCCATTAGAATCCGCTCAATCTCTTCTCCGGTCAGAGAACCCAGACCCGTATCCTTTTGTACAGGGCCGAGGATGGCATTAAGACGATCTAACCGTAGGGTAATCGCCGTTGAGGCAAGACGGGGCCGGGCATCGGCTTGGCTTTGCTGAATGGGTTGGCCTCCGGCCAGTTCCGTGATGAGATGGATGGCCCGTGCTAGGGCCTGCTCTAGTTCGCACTGGTTAACTCCCCGCTCATAACGGGTGGAGGATTCACTGCGGAGGTTCTGGGCCTTACTAGAACGGCGAATGGTGACCCCGTCAAACAGGGCCGACTCTAGAACAATATTTTGGGTTTGGGCGTGGACTTCCGTCTCGGCTCCCCCCATCACCCCAGCAATGGCCACAGGTTTATCCTGGATGGTAATCAGTAAGTTTTGCGGCGTCAGGGAACGTAATTGCTCATCAAGGGTTAACAAACTCTCCCCAGCCTGGGCAAAGCGGACTCCTAGCCTGAGATCCGGACTGCCGGCCAGGGCCTGTAAACGCTCCCGGTCAAAGGCGTGGAGGGGTTGGCCCCATTCCAGCAAGACATAATTGGTAATGTCAACCACATTATTAATCGGCCGTACCCCAGCGGCCTGGAGACGCTGTTGTAACCACGCAGGAGACGGCGCAATGGTAATCCCCTCCATTACTGTACCAATGTAGAGGGGACAGGCCGAAGGCTCTTGCACCTGAATCTTTAGATCATTGGCCTGGGCCACCGTTATTGACGGGATAGACGGCAAGGTTAAGCGGGCCCCCGTCAGGGCCGCTACTTCTCGGGCCACCCCGACCATACTCAAGGCATCGGCCCGATTGGCCGTGGGGCTAATATCTAGAATGACGTCATCCAAGCCCAGCAGGGGTCGTACATCCAAGCCTGGCGGGAGATTATTATCAGTAAAAATATGAATACCTGCGGAGGTTTTCTCCAAGCCCAGTTCCGCTAAAGAACAAATCATCCCCTCGGAACGTTCTCCTCGGAGCTTGGTGGGCTTTAACTTCAGGTCAATACAGGGAAGATAGGTTCCCACGAGGGCTACCGGCACAAAAATATCGGCTCTGACATTACTGGCCCCACAGACAATCTGTAGCGGTTCAGCAGCACCAACATCGACTCGACAGACGCTCAGCTTATCGGCATTGGGATGTTGGGCCCGTTCGAGAACCTTTCCGACCACAACCCCTTGGGCCCACTGACGACGGTCTTCTATCTCCTCTACTTCTAAACCGGCAATGGTTAGTAATTCGGCTAAAGCTTCTGGAGAAAGCGTCAGTTCAACAAGGGACGTGAGCCAGTTGACCGAGATACGCATAGCCTTTCATTACCTATCTTTCGTTGAGCGAGACTATTGTATCGTTAGTTGTGATAGCCTGGAAACAAGCGAGCGTCGCCCTTGGCGCCACTACATATCAAAAATATTAGATATTGAATCACTGCCCTTCGGCCATCCCGATCAACCTCGTAGTCAACGACCCCATCAACCGGCCATGGAAAAAGTTCCTTCCTCCGGGGGTGGTGATTCTCCCATGGTTTAGGGCATGTTTGATTAGGGGAAGTTACTAGCCTATTTTTCAGGGGCCAGGAACTTTTGTCAGACCATTAATCTTTGGTGATACGGAATGAGCTACTGCGTAAATCCCTCTTGCCCTCATCCTAAAAATCCCAACGACATCCAAGTATGCCAGGCCTGTGGTGGGAAGTTACGGCTGAATGGACGTTACCAAGTCTTGGGGCTGTTGGGAAAAGGGGGGTTTGGCGCGACCTTTGCCGCGGCCGATGTGGGACTGCCCGGTACCCCCATCTGTGTGGTCAAGCAATTACGTCCCGCCACGGATGATCCGAATATTTTCCGTATGGCCAAGGAACTCTTTGAGCGAGAAGCCCAGACCCTCGGCAAGGTGGGCGACCATCCTCAAGTGCCTCGCCTCCTCGACTACTTTGAAGAAGACCAGCAATTCTATCTCGTTCAAGAGTACGTTAAAGGTCATAACCTCCACCAAGAAGTCAAAAAAAATGGCCCCTTCACCGAAGGGAGTGTGAAACAGTTTTTGAGTGAACTAATGCCTGTTCTTAGCTACATTCACTCCCAGAAAGTCATCCACCGCGATATTAAGCCGGCCAACCTCATTCGACGCCAAACCGATCAAAAGTTGGTCTTGATTGACTTTGGTGCGGTTAAAAATGAAGTCAATACTATCTTGGCCGCTAACACCTCGGCTCAAACGGCCCTGACGGCTTTTGCGGTGGGGACGGCGGGGTTTGCTCCCCCAGAACAAATGGCCATGCGTCCAGTCTATGCCAGTGATATCTATGCCGTAGGCGTGACCTGTATTTACCTCCTCACCGGCCGGACGCCCAAGGACATTGAATGCAATCATCAAACCGGGGAGATGGACTGGGAACGCTACGTGACCGTCGGCGAATCCTTTGCGAAGGTACTTAAAAATATGCTGGAGTTATCAGTTCGTCATCGCTACAAAACTGCCCAACAGGTACTCGATGCCCTCAATATTCCAGCCTACGATGACGGCATGATGCAGGGGATGATTACGACGGGTTTTTTCAATCCCTCTAAGACAACGCAAGACCGGGATGAAACAGACCGGGCGGCGGCGGATCCCTCTACCGCCATGAATACAAGCTTCCGTCCCCCAGGTTCGGCCCTGAGCGGCATGAGTACCGGTATCAAAACCCGCACCCGTACGGGTGGACATCCTTCTCCTCCAACCCAATTTAACTTACCTCCCAGGACACCTGAGCGCCCAATGGCACCTAGGGCCGGTGGACTCAATGTTGGCGAAAACGTCAATGTTTCCATTAAACCGAATGCTCCCAAGGGTCATTCCAGTAAACGAGATCGTCGTGGGCAGGATCCAACAGCGAAAAAAGAGCCCGTTACCTGGAATAGCAAGGGGGTCTTGGGGGCCTACGAAAAAGGCCAGCGGGATTTTTCGGATCAAGACCTACGGGGCATCAGTTTACCCCGGGCCTTTTTACCGGGTCTCAACTGCTACGGCTCTGACCTAACCGGGGCTAACTTGAGCAATGCAAATCTCACCAATACTAATTTCGGCAAGGCAGTGTTGCAAAATGCCAATTTTCGGGATGCGGATCTGAGCGAAGCCTACTTTGGCTACGCCAATCTGGAGGGCGCAGACCTCCGGGGAACCCAGCTCACGGGGGCCAATTTTAAGTATGCCAACGTGCAGGGGGCCAACCTCTGCGGCGTCGATCTCAGTGGTGTCCAAATCACGATGGAGCAGGTTGCCCTAACCAAGACTAACTGGCGGACGATCATGCCCAACGGCAAGCGGGGATTATGGTAACCCTAGTAGTCTCTGCTACCTTCATGCCTCAGGAGGCTGGCTAGGATAGGGGCAACCCAGCCTTAGTCCTTTCCTTGGGCTACATTGATTGGAGCAACTATGTGCCCTTCGTTTTCCCCCCAGCCCCCCCAAGTTGTGATCGTTGGCGGTGGTTTTGCCGGCCTGTATACCGCCCAGGGTCTTAAACAGGCCCCCGTCCAAGTCACCCTCATCGACAAGCGCAACTTCCATCTTTTTCAGCCCCTGCTGTACCAAGTGGCCACGGGGAGTCTCTCGCCAGCGGATATTGCCTCTCCCCTGAGGGGCGTGCTCCAGAAGCAAGCCAACACTCAGATCTTGATGGATGAAGTGGTGGATATCGACCCCCAACACCGACAAGTGATTCTCCAGGGCCATGAACCCATTGCCTACGATATTCTGCTGGTTGCCACGGGCGTTAGCCATCATTACTTTGGTAATGACCAGTGGCGTTCGGTGGCCCCCGGCCTGAAAACCATTGAAGATGCCCTCGAGATACGCCGACGCATTTTTAGCGCCTTTGAAGCGGCAGAAAAGGAAACCGATCCCGAACGGCGTCAGGCCTGGCTCACCTTTGTGATCGTCGGTGCCGGGCCAACAGGGGTCGAATTAGCTGGGGCCATTGCCGAAATTGCCCATAGTTCCCTCAAAGGCAATTTCCACCGCATTGATACCAGTCAGGCCAAGATCCTGTTGGTGGAGGGTCTAGACCGAGTTTTGCCCCCCTATAAACCTGCGCTGTCGGCCCAAGCCGAACAGGACTTGGTAAAGTTGGGCGTTACCGTGCAAACCCAGAGCATCGTCACCCAAATCACCGAACAGAGCGTTACCCTGCGCCAAGGAGAAGCAGAGCGCATGATTCCGACCCAAACCGTGCTCTGGGCCGCTGGGGTTAAGGCCTCTTCCCTCGGGCAAGTCCTAGCGGAACGGACTGGGGTTTCCCTCGACCGAGTCGGACGGGTCATCGTTAATCCAGACCTCAGCCTCCCCAACTATCCCAATATTTTTGTGTTAGGCGATCTAGCCCATTTTGCCCATCAGGGCCAAGGCCCTCTACCCGGCGTGGCCCCCGTGGCCATGCAACAGGCCGCCTACCTAGCCCGCTATCTACCCCAGCGATTAACGGGTGAGGCTGTCCCCCCCT contains:
- the pheT gene encoding phenylalanine--tRNA ligase subunit beta is translated as MRISVNWLTSLVELTLSPEALAELLTIAGLEVEEIEDRRQWAQGVVVGKVLERAQHPNADKLSVCRVDVGAAEPLQIVCGASNVRADIFVPVALVGTYLPCIDLKLKPTKLRGERSEGMICSLAELGLEKTSAGIHIFTDNNLPPGLDVRPLLGLDDVILDISPTANRADALSMVGVAREVAALTGARLTLPSIPSITVAQANDLKIQVQEPSACPLYIGTVMEGITIAPSPAWLQQRLQAAGVRPINNVVDITNYVLLEWGQPLHAFDRERLQALAGSPDLRLGVRFAQAGESLLTLDEQLRSLTPQNLLITIQDKPVAIAGVMGGAETEVHAQTQNIVLESALFDGVTIRRSSKAQNLRSESSTRYERGVNQCELEQALARAIHLITELAGGQPIQQSQADARPRLASTAITLRLDRLNAILGPVQKDTGLGSLTGEEIERILMDLGCQLTPLSQTPLTWSVLVPSYRQRDIEREIDLIEEVARLYGYDHFVDQLPPQTLAGGLSLAYQRERLVREAFRGVGLTEVVHYSLVKPQGREVVLANPLLAEYSALRTNLLDGLIDALAYNLAQGNGALNGFEIGRIFWQDNQGIQEAEVVAGILGGELFPQGRWQRGGKPAPMTWYEAKGLLEQVFTRLGLSVEYQPDQKDSRLHPGRTASLWLKGQALGYFGQLHPQLRQERDLIEAVYGFELRLDILTAVLMTPQGSIPHFQAYSAYPAVERDLALFAPLDLTVADLTRVMTKAGGKLLAGVELFDDYRGEAVPSGQRSLAFSLAYRLQDRTLTDEDVEPVHNQIRAALKAEFAVTLRS
- a CDS encoding serine/threonine-protein kinase, translating into MSYCVNPSCPHPKNPNDIQVCQACGGKLRLNGRYQVLGLLGKGGFGATFAAADVGLPGTPICVVKQLRPATDDPNIFRMAKELFEREAQTLGKVGDHPQVPRLLDYFEEDQQFYLVQEYVKGHNLHQEVKKNGPFTEGSVKQFLSELMPVLSYIHSQKVIHRDIKPANLIRRQTDQKLVLIDFGAVKNEVNTILAANTSAQTALTAFAVGTAGFAPPEQMAMRPVYASDIYAVGVTCIYLLTGRTPKDIECNHQTGEMDWERYVTVGESFAKVLKNMLELSVRHRYKTAQQVLDALNIPAYDDGMMQGMITTGFFNPSKTTQDRDETDRAAADPSTAMNTSFRPPGSALSGMSTGIKTRTRTGGHPSPPTQFNLPPRTPERPMAPRAGGLNVGENVNVSIKPNAPKGHSSKRDRRGQDPTAKKEPVTWNSKGVLGAYEKGQRDFSDQDLRGISLPRAFLPGLNCYGSDLTGANLSNANLTNTNFGKAVLQNANFRDADLSEAYFGYANLEGADLRGTQLTGANFKYANVQGANLCGVDLSGVQITMEQVALTKTNWRTIMPNGKRGLW
- a CDS encoding NAD(P)/FAD-dependent oxidoreductase, which codes for MCPSFSPQPPQVVIVGGGFAGLYTAQGLKQAPVQVTLIDKRNFHLFQPLLYQVATGSLSPADIASPLRGVLQKQANTQILMDEVVDIDPQHRQVILQGHEPIAYDILLVATGVSHHYFGNDQWRSVAPGLKTIEDALEIRRRIFSAFEAAEKETDPERRQAWLTFVIVGAGPTGVELAGAIAEIAHSSLKGNFHRIDTSQAKILLVEGLDRVLPPYKPALSAQAEQDLVKLGVTVQTQSIVTQITEQSVTLRQGEAERMIPTQTVLWAAGVKASSLGQVLAERTGVSLDRVGRVIVNPDLSLPNYPNIFVLGDLAHFAHQGQGPLPGVAPVAMQQAAYLARYLPQRLTGEAVPPFQYHDYGSLAVIGQNKAVVDLGFAQFTGLLAWMIWVWAHIYYLIEFDNKLIVMVQWGWNYFTRGRGARLITGESSPLSPTLREPSTLDKTVAAR